TGGCGACGTCGCAGCGGGGGTTGAACGCGCAGCCGGCCGGAACCTTCAGCAGGTTCGGGGGCAGGCCCTTGATCGCGTACAGCTCCTGGCCCTTCTGGTCCAGGCGCGGGATGGAGCGGAGCAGGCCCTTGGTGTACGGGTGCGCGGGGTTCGCGTACAGGTCGTGCACCGGGGCCGTCTCGACGATCCGGCCGGCGTACATCACGGCGATCTTGTCCGCGACGTCGGCGACCACGCCGAGGTCGTGGGTGATCAGGATCAGGCCCATGTTGTACTCGGCCTGCAGCTCGGCGAGCAGGTCCATCACCTGGGCCTGGACGGTCACGTCCAGGGCGGTGGTGGGCTCGTCCGCGATGATCAGGTCGGGCTGCAGGGACAGCGCCATGGCGATCATGATGCGCTGGCGCATGCCGCCGGAGAACTGGTGCGGGTAGTCGTTCACGCGCTGCTTGGCAGCGGGGATGCGCACCCGGTCCATCAGCTCGATGGCCTTGGCCTTGGCCACGGCCTTGGAGGCACCCTCGTGCACCCGGTACATCTCGCCGAGCTGGTGGCCGACGCTGAGCACGGGGTTGAGCGCGGACAGCGCGTCCTGGAAGATCATCGCGATCTTCCGGCCGCGGATCTTGCGCCGGTCCTCGTTGCTCATCGTGAGCATGTCCTGGCCGCGGTACAGGATCTGGCCCTGGGTCACCTTGCCCGGGGGCATGTCCAGGATGCCCATGATGGTCTGTGCCGTCACGGACTTGCCGGAGCCGGACTCGCCGAGCACGGCGAGGGTCTCGCCGGCCGCGACGGAGTAGTTGACGCCGTTCACGGCCTTGGCGATCCCGTCCCGGGTGTGGAACTCCACGTGGAGGTCCTTCACCTCCAGGAGAGGGGTGCCAACTTCGAGACGGTCGTTTTTCTGGTCGTTCTCGATCACGGTGGTCATCGGGTCGTCACCTCTTCTCTCAGCGGAGCTTCGGGTCGAGGGCGTCGCGCACCGCGTCGCCGAGCATGATGAAGGCCAGCACGGTCAGGCTCAGCATGCCGGCGGGGAAGAACAGGGCGAACGGCGCCGTACGGATCACCTTCTGGGCCGAGTTGATGTCGATGCCCCAGGAGATGGTCGGGTCCTGCAGACCGATGCCGAGGAAGCTCAGCGTCGCCTCGGTGGCGATGTAGCCGCCGAGCGCGATGGTGGCGACGACGATCACCGGAGCGATCGCGTTCGGCAGGATGTGACGGAACATGATCCGGCCGGTGCCGGCGCCCAGCGCCTTGGCGGCCGTCACGAAGTCCGCCTGCTTGACCGTGATCACCGAGCCGCGCATGACACGGGTCATCTGGGTCCAGCCCAGGGCGACGAGCGCGAAGACCACGCTCCAGATGGTGCGCGAGGTGAAGGCGTTCAGGATCACCAGCGAGCCGAGCAGCAGCGGGATGCCGAAGAAGATGTCGGTGACGCGGGAGATGATCGTGTCGACCCAGCCGCCGAAGTAACCGGCGACCATGCCGGCGATGCCACCGAGGATGGTCACACCGAGGGTCACGCAGATGCCGACCACCACCGACGCGCGGGCGCCGTACAGGACGCGGGCGTAGATGCTGCGCCCCTGGAGGTCGTAGCCGAACCAGTCCGGCTGGAAGAAGTGGCTGTAGTTCGGCTTCGTCAGGTAGTGGTTGCGCAGGTCACCGGCGCGCGGGTCCACCGAGGTGAACAGGCCCGGCGCGATCGCGATGACCACCAGCAGCAGGATCAGCAGCGCGGAGATCACGAAGATCGGCTTGCGGCGCAGGTCGTGCCAGGCGTCGGAGCCGAGGCTGCGGGCCTTCTCCGGCTTCTGCACCGCGCTCGTCCCGGTGCGCTGCGCCGGGATGTCCCCGGCGGTCTTCTTCTCGGTCAGGTCAGGCATAACGGATCCTCGGGTCCAGGACCGCGTAAAGCAGGTCGACGATCAGGCCGGCGGCCAGGTACACGATCACCAGGAAGGCCACGAAGCCGGAGACCGTCGAGCCCTCCTTCAGGTTGATCGCGTGGTAGAGCGCGTTGCCGACGCCCTTGACGTTGAAGATGCCCTCGGTCACGATCGCGCCGCCCATGAGGGCGCCGAGGTCGGTGCCCAGGAAGGTGACGACCGGGATCAGCGAGTTGCGCAGCAGGTGAGTGGTGATCACCTTGCGGCGCGGCAGGCCCTTGGCCACCGCGGTGCGCACGTAGTCGGCCTTGATGTTCTCGGCTATGGAGGTACGGGTGAGACGCGCGACGTAGGCCAGCGACAGCGAGCCGAGCACGAAGGCCGGCAGCACCAGCTGCGTGATGTCGTCGGAGTTCTGGACGGTCGGCGTGACCCACTTCAGATCGTCCGCGAAGATCGTCTGGAAGATGAAGCCCAGCACCGGGACCGGGATCGAGATCAGCAGCAGGGTGATGACCAGGGCGCCCTTGTCGAACGCCTTGCCGCGGCGCAGACCGGCGAACAGGCCGACGCCGACACCCAGCACGATCTCGATGGCGAACGCGAACAGCGCCAGCCGGATGGTGACCGGCAGTGCTTCGGTGATCACGTCGAGCACGGGCCGCCCGGACAGGGTCTTGCCGAAGTCCCCGGTGAACATGCCGCTCATGTAGTCGAAGTACTGCTGGAGCATGGGTTTGTCCAAGCCCAGCTGGTGCCTCCGGGCGGCGAGCTGGGCCGGGTCCGGCGCCTTCTCGCCCCACAACGCTGCCACCGGGTCGCCCGGCAGCGCGTGCACCATCACAAAGATGAGCAAGGTCGTTCCGAGGAAGACCGGGATCATCTGGAGCAGTCGCCTCGCGACAAAGCGCCCCATCGTGCCTCCATGTATGGCTCTGCCGGGCCCGTCAACCCG
The genomic region above belongs to Streptomyces sp. 1331.2 and contains:
- a CDS encoding ABC transporter permease produces the protein MGRFVARRLLQMIPVFLGTTLLIFVMVHALPGDPVAALWGEKAPDPAQLAARRHQLGLDKPMLQQYFDYMSGMFTGDFGKTLSGRPVLDVITEALPVTIRLALFAFAIEIVLGVGVGLFAGLRRGKAFDKGALVITLLLISIPVPVLGFIFQTIFADDLKWVTPTVQNSDDITQLVLPAFVLGSLSLAYVARLTRTSIAENIKADYVRTAVAKGLPRRKVITTHLLRNSLIPVVTFLGTDLGALMGGAIVTEGIFNVKGVGNALYHAINLKEGSTVSGFVAFLVIVYLAAGLIVDLLYAVLDPRIRYA
- a CDS encoding ABC transporter ATP-binding protein, which gives rise to MTTVIENDQKNDRLEVGTPLLEVKDLHVEFHTRDGIAKAVNGVNYSVAAGETLAVLGESGSGKSVTAQTIMGILDMPPGKVTQGQILYRGQDMLTMSNEDRRKIRGRKIAMIFQDALSALNPVLSVGHQLGEMYRVHEGASKAVAKAKAIELMDRVRIPAAKQRVNDYPHQFSGGMRQRIMIAMALSLQPDLIIADEPTTALDVTVQAQVMDLLAELQAEYNMGLILITHDLGVVADVADKIAVMYAGRIVETAPVHDLYANPAHPYTKGLLRSIPRLDQKGQELYAIKGLPPNLLKVPAGCAFNPRCDVATDLCRTEIPVLHHVTDKDGKELTGRRSACHLWKETLHG
- a CDS encoding ABC transporter permease, which translates into the protein MPDLTEKKTAGDIPAQRTGTSAVQKPEKARSLGSDAWHDLRRKPIFVISALLILLLVVIAIAPGLFTSVDPRAGDLRNHYLTKPNYSHFFQPDWFGYDLQGRSIYARVLYGARASVVVGICVTLGVTILGGIAGMVAGYFGGWVDTIISRVTDIFFGIPLLLGSLVILNAFTSRTIWSVVFALVALGWTQMTRVMRGSVITVKQADFVTAAKALGAGTGRIMFRHILPNAIAPVIVVATIALGGYIATEATLSFLGIGLQDPTISWGIDINSAQKVIRTAPFALFFPAGMLSLTVLAFIMLGDAVRDALDPKLR